CAATGTGGAGAGAGAACTTGTTCTAGATTGTAGAAGTCCCCTGGGTTGGCGACTTTAATATGTTTTGCAGAGACTTTTCCATTCCAGTGAATTTTAGGGACTTTAACTTCAGGGTAATCTTTTAAGTTATTCTTGCCTATACCTGCGACATAACTTCTGCCCCATCTAATCAGCCAGCCTTCTCTCTTAGCAGCAGTTGTTTCTCCATCAATGTGCCAATGTTCCGCCAGCATTTGATTTGGGAGTAGGAAGATGTCTAAGAGCATGTATAGATTCTTTTGATTATTTTCATACATAAGACCAGAGAGGCCAACTTTTAGAAAGTTTCCACTATTGTAATCCATTACAAAAATCTTTTCTCTTATTCCTTTAAACATCGGATATCCATGATAATTTAAGACTGCTATAACTGCATCCTTCGCCTTTTCAGGAAGAAATTTTCCTTTAGAATTATAAAAATCAGAGTTTTTAAATTTAATGGAATCAAGGCAGGCTTGACTCTTTTTTACACGACTCGTGCACACGCTTTTAGAATGGGCAAGGTTGGTAAATAACAGGAAAGTAATAAATAACCTTAGTAAAATTCTCATGAGATCTCCTTTTACAAATAGTATTAAACTGAATGAAAGAAGACAATACTGATATTGATATCTTGGACATAGCTTAGACTAATTTACATATTTCAGTCTTCTAAATATTAAGAATTCTATATAATATAGAGTAAAGATGTGGCAGTATTTCTTTATATATTAGGAGATGTAAATGATTAGTGGAGTTCACGATATTTATTATAATGTCAAAGATATGAAAAGAGCCGTTGAGTTTTATACAAAAACTTTAAATATGACTGTCTCTTGGGAGTCTGATCATTGGTCAAGTTTAGATTGTGGTGGAGTTATGATCGGTCTTCATTGGACTGAGGGAAGTGATGTGCCATCATTTCCACGAGACTCTCATGGAGCTCAATGTGGAGGAACTTTAACATTAAAAAGTGATGATGTTTCTAAAGACAGAAAAATTCTAGAAGATGCTGGTGCAAATATCCTTGGGGAAGTCGATGCTGATTGGGGGCATATGTTAGTCTTTGAAGATTTAGATGGAAATGTTTTAAAGCTTCAAAATGCTAAATACTAAGTCCCTGCACTTTTTCTCTTAGGTGAAAGATGGAAATATTGAGAGGTGTCTCATACTTGAAGTTAAGTATTATTCAGATTTTGGAGAGCTTTTGAGAATCAATTTGGACTCTATGAAAAATTCAGCTGTCGTATTATGAAGTTCATAGTAAGACAGCCTTACATATAACTCCGTACTTAATCTTATATAGATTCCTAAAAAATGACTTGAGATAGGTCATGAAGCCTGACAAATGTAGTGTTTAAACTTTATTCAATGGTACTATTCTAAACATAGAAGTACTCTCAACCTACCGAAAACTGGTGCCTTTTTTGGTACAATTCTTGCTTCATAATACCTACTTAAACTTTGAACCTAAGGGTTATTATGAAGTGCTATATCACAGGTATGGGGGCGATTTCTCCAATGGGTAAGAGTGTTGATGAAATGTTCGATAAGTACCTAGAGGGATATTGTCCAATTGAAACAATAGATGAATTTAAAAATTTCTATGGTGTAAAATCACATATTGGTTCAATTGTTAAAGACCTTGATATTAAATCAATAGACAGAAAAATTAGACGTACTTCATCTAAGATGACTCATATGAGTATATTAGCTATGAAAGAGGCCTTAGATCAGGCCGGACTTGATAGTGACATTTTAAATTCTAATAGATCACTTCTATGTACTGGATCGACTACTGGTAGCCCTACTGAATATTATGACTCACATAAGAAAATCATTGAAAATGAATCAGCAAAAGGTCAAAAGTCCACATCAGTCTTTAAATGTATGAGTCATACAAATTCAACAAATATGGCCATTAGTATAAACTTTACTGGTGCAGTCCTATCTGCAAACTCAGCGTGTGCTTCTGGTAATCAATCTGTCGTTTTAGCTTCCCAGTTAATTAAGGCGGGTATTTATGATGTTGCTATTGTTGGTGGTTGTGAAGAAGCTCATAAAACAACTGTTTCAACTTTTGATGCTGCCCACGCTTCTTCTATAAACTATAATGATTCTCCCAAAGATTCTTCAAGGCCATTTGATAAGAATAGAGATGGGGTTGTTATATCTGAAGGTGCAGGGATAATCATACTAGAGTCGGAAGAATTTGCTAAGAAAAGAGGAGCAACGCTACTTGCAGAAGTCGTTGGCGGGGATTACTCGGGAAGCGGTGTACATATGGCACAATCCGATACTTTGTCGATTACTAATAATATAAAAAGAACACTGATTAACACGAATACGAACCCATTAGAAGTAGACTTTATAAGTGCTCATGCAACTTCAACAAGACAGGGAGATAATGCTGAATCTTGGGGGATTTTTAATGCCTTTGAAAGAGATGTAAGTGTACATAGTTTAAAAGGTTATACTGGGCATACTTTTGCAGCGTCTGGTGCCATTGAAACAGCAATGTTAGTAAAAATGATGAATACGAATATGATTATTCCAAATCATAACCTTAGTGAAGTTGATCCCGAACTCCCAAATCTAAATTTTGTAAATACTCAATCTAAGAATAGAGAATTAAAAACAGTATTAAACTTCAATAGTGGCTTTGGGGGTATCAACTCAAGCTTTATTATGAAAAAGGTAGGATCTGATGAGTCAAATTAGAGAAGAAATTAAAAACATCTTTTGTGAAGAATTTGAGCTAGACGCAAGTGCTCTAACTGACGAGGCACACTTATTTGATGACTTGGAGCTTGATAGTTTAGATGCTGCCGATATGTTAGTTCTTCTGGAAGAGAAAATTGGGAAAAAAATTAATGGTGAGGACTTTATGCAAGTTCGCCAGTTAAAAGATGTATATGAGACGGTAGAGAAAATTATGGAGAATGATTAGGTCTTTATATTAATTTTAGCTACTATTTCGCCATCAAGTGTCCAGACTATTTTGTAAGGTGATTGACTTGTTAGAATTTCGACAGAGACCTTAGACTCTGGAGCAAGTGGTTTTAAAAATTTGGATTTAGATATTTGATATTTTCTTATGTGAATATTTTTTTCTAGAAGTAATAAGAGGCAAATCTCTATATAAACAACAGCTGGGAGAATTTCTTGTTTAGGAAAGTGCCCATCAAAAAAAGGGATGTCCTTTGAAAGTGAAAAAGTAAAAGTATTCTCATTGTAAGTTAGATTATCTAAATATTTAATATTCATGACTTTATTATAAAAGATATAAGGAATTAATGAAACAACAAATATCAACAATTGATTTAGAGCACTTAATGCCCCATCGTTCAAAAATGATTTGGGTTGATTATGTCGAGTCTGTAAGTGATTTGCAAGGAGAGGTTAGTGTTACTCTTCAGAAGGACTATCCTTACTTTTTTGAGGATGATCATTTGATGAATAGTTTCTTTCTTGAGTTTATGGCACAAGGTTATGGTTACTTTAGGGCCGCCCAGGTATTAAACAAAAATCTTGACGGTCTAAATCAAGCAATGATCCCAATGATTAGTCACTATGAGTTTGAAGAGAATAATTATAAAGCAGGAACGAAGTTCACTGCAAAACTCACAACCTTGAAAGAATTAGGTGACCTCTTCTTTGTAAAGGGCGAGTGTTTTAATGACGAAGGTAGAGTTATTGCATCTGCTGAGTTTAAAGTTTACGCAAAGGTTGATCTATGAATTATTTTGAAATTGCTATCGCAACATTCTTATTTTACAATATTCGCTATCTCTCCTTTGCATATATCTATGATCTAGTTTGTAGAAACTTTTTTACAAAATTCAAAATTAATCCACAGAGTGCTAAAAAGAGCATGATAAAAAAAGAAATCTTTTGGGGATGTTCTGTTGGGCTATCTTATATGCCTTGGATGGTTTTAATGGTTTGGATGTATAGAAATGGTTACACCAAAATATATAGTGATGTAGAGCAATATGGAGTGATCTATTTACTTATAAGTACAGTTCTTGTTTTTGTTATTCACGATACTTACTTTTTTTGGTTTCACTATCTGTTTCATAAAAATAATACTTTGAAAAAGTTATCTCAGCACAAAGTACATCATATGTTTCATAATCCAACGGCCTTTTCGGCATTCGCTACTCACCCTAGTGAATCTTTTATGGAACTTGGTTTTAGGCCATTAATACTGGCATTTTTACCTTTACATCCTTATGCCATTGTAGCTTTTCTGATAATTTCATTTATTTTAAATTGTCTTGGCCACTCTGGATATGAACTCTTTCCGAGTGGTTTTACTAAAAATCCTCTTACTAAATTCACGGGAAACTCAACTCATCATTACATCCATCATACGAAAACAAATTATCACTTTTCGCTGTATTTTACTTGGTGGGATAAGATAATGGGAACTGAACATCCTGATTATCATGAAATATTTGAGCAACGAGCATCAAAGAACACTATTTCTATTTATCCATTAGGTTTTAAAGTTGAAAGCTAATACTTCTAATATAGATTTCACTTTTCCTATTACTTATTATTTCGAAAATAAGGGAAAACGTAAGCTTGTTCTACTCCTTCATGGATACCGTATGCATGCTAGGAAAGCGCTAATGGACTTTGAACAAATGATTCCAGATGCTTATTCGATCTTAGCGCCTAATGGTTTTTTTCCAATTCCTAAATCGGATAAGAGTATTTCTAGAATGGGATACTCTTGGTATTTTGAAGATCATAAATCAAATAAATCCATCTTCAGTGTTGAGCAATCTAAGAATGCTCTACTTAGTTTTATTGAAAGTATGTCTCTTGACTGTGAAATAACTATTGTCGGTTACTCTCAAGGTGCAATTGTTGGTCTTTCACTTGCTAATGAATTAGATAATATTAAAAAACTTGTGCTTATGTCTGCATGTCCCCTAGCTTCAAAGTATAGTGGAAAAAATAAACTTAATATTCTTGCTTTTCATGGTGAAGATGATGAAGTTATTTCGTATAATTACGCGAAAGAAGGTTATTCGCAGTTGAGTGATTCTGGGCATAAGGTGGAATTTATTAGTTTCAAAAATACTGGACATAATATTTCATCTCAATCTTCTATTTTAAAAAGCAGAATTTATCATTTTTTGGAGAATAATAATGAGTAAGTTAGATCATTGGGCATTGGTTACCGGAGCAACTGGTGGAATAGGACAGGCCATTGCTAAGACATTAGCTAATAGTGGTTATTCAATTCTTTTGCACTATGGTTCCAATATCAATAAAGCTAACTCACTTAAAAATACTATTGTTGAATTGGGTGTGTCCTGTGAACTTATACAGTGTGATTTATCAGATCTAAGCTCCCTAGAGGCGTGTTTAAATGACTTATCTATTAAACCAAAAATTATCGTTAACAACGCAGGGATTACGGTTGACTCTCTTTTTTCAATGATTGAGTTAGATACTTTTGATAAGATAATGAAAGTAAATGCATATGCTCCTTTTTTAATTATGAAGTGGGCGGCAAAATATATGAGCAGAGCAAAAGAGGGAAGTATTATTAATATTTCTTCTGTGAGTGGTCAAATAGGTAACCCTGGACAGGCCAGTTATAGCGCGAGTAAAGCTGCACTTATGACAATGTCTAAAACGCTTGGAAAAGAGCTAGCAAGAAAAAAAGTTCGTGTTAATTCAATTGCAGCAGGAATAATTGATACTGAAATGAGTGAGAAAATTCCTAAACTTGATGAGATTATTGAGCATATTCCTGCTAGAAGACTAGGCAACGCTCAAGAGATTGCTGATGTTGTTGAGTTTCTCGCAAGTTCTAAATCGACTTATATTACAGGACAAATATTAAGTGTTAACGGTGGTCTCTACACTCCATGAAAAATTATGACGCTGTCATCATTGGGGCCGGAATATCTGGTCTAACAAGTTCAATACTTCTTGCTCGAGAGGGGATGAGTGTTGCTATTGTGGAAAAGCATTCTAGAGTTGGTGGCTACTTACATTCATTTAAAAGGTTTGGTATTGAGTTCGACACCGGAGGTCACTATATTGGTGCAATGGAAAAAGGGGGGGCTTTTAGGACTTTACTAGAATATTTAAATGTTTATGTTCCAGAGCATTACCGACCAATGGCACAAAGTAAATTCGATCGTTTCGTCATTAAAGGAAAGGAATACTCCTTTTCTCAAGGTTACGACAAATGCATTAAAGACCTTACAGAACATTTTCCACATGAATCAGAAGGAATAAAGCAATACTTTGAAAAGCTACTCTATGTTGCGAAGCTCATGCCTAGTTCTAATTTTAAATTAAATGAGAGAACAACCGAGGTTTTTAAGTGGATGGAAACTTCTTTGAAGGATACGGTTGAGAGTTATATAGAAGATTCTCAACTTCAAGACGTTCTATATAGCTACTGTACATTACACGGAGTCTCACCAAAAGACGTGGCGTTTGCTCCACATGCTGTAATTACTGATACCTTAATTCAAGGCCCCTACACATTTCAAAACTCAGGAGACGACCTCGCTAAGAGCTTTAAAGAAGAGTGTTCCAAACTTGGAGTTGATTTTTTTCTAGGTGAGGAACTCTTAGAGATGAATGTTATTGATTCTGAGATTAAAAAACTTAAGACAACTTCCTTCGAGTTTTGTTGTAAATATGTTATTTCTTCAATGCATCCTAAAATGACTTTTGCTCGTCTTGATCATGACCCCACTCGGAGGGTCTTCAAAGATAGGCTTCTTAAAATGAAAGAGTCTAAAAGCTTTGTTGCAGCATATATTCGACTAAAGAGTAAAACAAAATTCGATCCGGATACTAACTACTACTTCTTCAAAAAGAATATTAGTAATTTATTTGATGATGCAAATCCATTAGATCCAAATTTCTTATATCTCTGTAGGCCTGGCCGATCTAATGAAGAGAATTATAATCTTAAACATTCTTTTATAACTGTTCATATTCCTTGTGACTATAGTTATGTGAGTGGATGGAAGGATTCTACATTCGGAAAAAGATCAGAATCTTACAAAGCATTTAAGGAAAAACTAAAAGAAGTTATAAAGATTGAGCTTATTAAAATAGATGATTCTTTTAAAACTAATATTGATAAAATTGAAATAAGTACGCCTTTAACTAATATTCATTATAATGGTTCTTTAGAGGGAAGTGCTTATGGAATTTATCATTCCATTTCAAATACTGGCTTAAAAGGACTTTCACCTAAAACAAAAATTAAAAACCTTTTCCTAACCGGACAAAATATTTCTTTCCCTGGGCTTCAATCTAGCTGTAGTGCAGGCGTACGTTCTGTAAGTGCTTTATTAAGAACTGAAAAATTTGATGAAGATTTAAGGCGTATGAGTTCACAAAATCGGAAAAATGATGACTAGATTAGTTAGACATTACTGTTTCGAAATAATAGTACTGCTAGCTATTTCTGTATTATTTGTAGCTTTTGTATCGAATGGTATTGTTACTACTGATCAACTATATGCCTCATGGTTTATGCCCTTTGTAGGAATACTGGCCGCTACGATCGCAATGTCTACTCCGGCAGGGGGAGGAATCGTTTTCTTTCCAATAATGATTTTACTAGGGATAGCTCCACTGCAGGCCGTAGGCTTCTCATTAGGGGCCCAGTCTGTAGGAATGGGGATCTTTGGAACTTATAATTGGTTCAAAACTGACAGGGCTGCAATCGTATCGCCAATTGTAGCTATTGTTGTTCCTATCGCAATTGCCGCGAGTCTTGTTACTATCCTTATTTTTCCTGCGTCTAAGTCCTCTTACTTGCAAGTTGGTTTTAGTTGTTTCGGTATTTTTCTTGCGGGCTACATATACAAGCATTTGGATATTGATAAGAGTACGAGTCGTAGAGATATTATTCTCAATAAGTCATTGGTACTGTCGCTTGTTGGAGTAGGATTAGCAGGGGGGGCAATTGTTGGATATATTGGAATTGGAGTCGATACTTTACTCTTTTTTGTCTTAACATTCTTTTTTAAAATAGATTCTCATAAGGCAACTGTTACTAGTATTGTCACTATGGGGATTACAGCAATGGTTCCATTTTTTGTTCATTTACTAATTATCAAAAATGTTCCACTACATCTTTGGTTAATGGTTTTACCAGGAATATTTCTAGGAGCTAGGCTTGGCCCTTGGATTAATATGAGATTAGGTCAGCGTCGTATTTTGAGT
This window of the Halobacteriovorax sp. HLS genome carries:
- a CDS encoding VOC family protein — its product is MISGVHDIYYNVKDMKRAVEFYTKTLNMTVSWESDHWSSLDCGGVMIGLHWTEGSDVPSFPRDSHGAQCGGTLTLKSDDVSKDRKILEDAGANILGEVDADWGHMLVFEDLDGNVLKLQNAKY
- a CDS encoding beta-ketoacyl synthase, which gives rise to MKCYITGMGAISPMGKSVDEMFDKYLEGYCPIETIDEFKNFYGVKSHIGSIVKDLDIKSIDRKIRRTSSKMTHMSILAMKEALDQAGLDSDILNSNRSLLCTGSTTGSPTEYYDSHKKIIENESAKGQKSTSVFKCMSHTNSTNMAISINFTGAVLSANSACASGNQSVVLASQLIKAGIYDVAIVGGCEEAHKTTVSTFDAAHASSINYNDSPKDSSRPFDKNRDGVVISEGAGIIILESEEFAKKRGATLLAEVVGGDYSGSGVHMAQSDTLSITNNIKRTLINTNTNPLEVDFISAHATSTRQGDNAESWGIFNAFERDVSVHSLKGYTGHTFAASGAIETAMLVKMMNTNMIIPNHNLSEVDPELPNLNFVNTQSKNRELKTVLNFNSGFGGINSSFIMKKVGSDESN
- a CDS encoding acyl carrier protein — translated: MSQIREEIKNIFCEEFELDASALTDEAHLFDDLELDSLDAADMLVLLEEKIGKKINGEDFMQVRQLKDVYETVEKIMEND
- a CDS encoding sterol desaturase family protein; translated protein: MNYFEIAIATFLFYNIRYLSFAYIYDLVCRNFFTKFKINPQSAKKSMIKKEIFWGCSVGLSYMPWMVLMVWMYRNGYTKIYSDVEQYGVIYLLISTVLVFVIHDTYFFWFHYLFHKNNTLKKLSQHKVHHMFHNPTAFSAFATHPSESFMELGFRPLILAFLPLHPYAIVAFLIISFILNCLGHSGYELFPSGFTKNPLTKFTGNSTHHYIHHTKTNYHFSLYFTWWDKIMGTEHPDYHEIFEQRASKNTISIYPLGFKVES
- a CDS encoding alpha/beta hydrolase encodes the protein MKANTSNIDFTFPITYYFENKGKRKLVLLLHGYRMHARKALMDFEQMIPDAYSILAPNGFFPIPKSDKSISRMGYSWYFEDHKSNKSIFSVEQSKNALLSFIESMSLDCEITIVGYSQGAIVGLSLANELDNIKKLVLMSACPLASKYSGKNKLNILAFHGEDDEVISYNYAKEGYSQLSDSGHKVEFISFKNTGHNISSQSSILKSRIYHFLENNNE
- a CDS encoding SDR family NAD(P)-dependent oxidoreductase, whose protein sequence is MSKLDHWALVTGATGGIGQAIAKTLANSGYSILLHYGSNINKANSLKNTIVELGVSCELIQCDLSDLSSLEACLNDLSIKPKIIVNNAGITVDSLFSMIELDTFDKIMKVNAYAPFLIMKWAAKYMSRAKEGSIINISSVSGQIGNPGQASYSASKAALMTMSKTLGKELARKKVRVNSIAAGIIDTEMSEKIPKLDEIIEHIPARRLGNAQEIADVVEFLASSKSTYITGQILSVNGGLYTP
- a CDS encoding NAD(P)/FAD-dependent oxidoreductase; the protein is MKNYDAVIIGAGISGLTSSILLAREGMSVAIVEKHSRVGGYLHSFKRFGIEFDTGGHYIGAMEKGGAFRTLLEYLNVYVPEHYRPMAQSKFDRFVIKGKEYSFSQGYDKCIKDLTEHFPHESEGIKQYFEKLLYVAKLMPSSNFKLNERTTEVFKWMETSLKDTVESYIEDSQLQDVLYSYCTLHGVSPKDVAFAPHAVITDTLIQGPYTFQNSGDDLAKSFKEECSKLGVDFFLGEELLEMNVIDSEIKKLKTTSFEFCCKYVISSMHPKMTFARLDHDPTRRVFKDRLLKMKESKSFVAAYIRLKSKTKFDPDTNYYFFKKNISNLFDDANPLDPNFLYLCRPGRSNEENYNLKHSFITVHIPCDYSYVSGWKDSTFGKRSESYKAFKEKLKEVIKIELIKIDDSFKTNIDKIEISTPLTNIHYNGSLEGSAYGIYHSISNTGLKGLSPKTKIKNLFLTGQNISFPGLQSSCSAGVRSVSALLRTEKFDEDLRRMSSQNRKNDD
- a CDS encoding sulfite exporter TauE/SafE family protein; protein product: MTRLVRHYCFEIIVLLAISVLFVAFVSNGIVTTDQLYASWFMPFVGILAATIAMSTPAGGGIVFFPIMILLGIAPLQAVGFSLGAQSVGMGIFGTYNWFKTDRAAIVSPIVAIVVPIAIAASLVTILIFPASKSSYLQVGFSCFGIFLAGYIYKHLDIDKSTSRRDIILNKSLVLSLVGVGLAGGAIVGYIGIGVDTLLFFVLTFFFKIDSHKATVTSIVTMGITAMVPFFVHLLIIKNVPLHLWLMVLPGIFLGARLGPWINMRLGQRRILSIFATILVIEFLMTISRFFFS